The Actinomycetes bacterium genome segment GAGCACGAGGACCACGGTCAGCACGATCCGCGCGGCGGACTGGATCGCCAACCGAGTCGCTGCGCGCCGTTTCCCCGCTCCCTCGCTCACGCGCATTCACGCTGCCAGAACGAGGGACCCAGAGCGCGCAGGCGCGCGGAACCTACCGCTCGACGGCTGCCAGCTGCCCGCAGGCCCCGTCGATCTCGCGGCCGCGGGTGTCCCGCACGGTCACCTGGATGCCATGCGCCTCCAGCCGCCGGACGAACTCCTTCTCGTCCTCCGGCCGGGACGCCGTCCATTCCGACCCCGGCGTGGGGTTGAGCGGGATCAGGTTGACGTGCACCAGCTTCCTGCGCAGCCGGCGGCCCAACAGGTCGGCCCGCCAAGCCTGGTCGTTGACATCCTTGATCAGCGCGTACTCGATGGAGATCCTCCGGCGCGTCACCTCGGCGTAGTGCCAGGCGGCGTCCAGCACCTCGTCGACCTTCCAGCGGGTGTTCACCGGGACCAAGGTGTTCCGCAGCTCGTCGTCCGGCGCGTGCAGCGACACAGCGAGCGTCACCGGTAGCCCCTCGTCGGCCAGCTGCCGCATCCGCGGCACCAGACCCACGGTGGACACGGTGATGCCGCGGGCGGACATGCCCAGCCCGTCGGGGGCCGGGTCGGTGAGCCGGCGGACCGCACCGATGACCGCGTTGTAGTTGGCCAGCGGCTCGCCCATGCCCATGA includes the following:
- the rlmN gene encoding 23S rRNA (adenine(2503)-C(2))-methyltransferase RlmN, coding for MPSPGVLTFAAPRRAKPPRHLADLTPAERRAAVTELGEKPFRADQISRHYFARLSQDAGAWTDVPAASRERLATALAPSLLTPVRAISCDAGTTVKSLWRLFDGALVESVLMRYPNRVTMCVSSQAGCGMNCPFCATGQAGLTRNLSTAEIVEQVVDGARVLARGEVPGGPGRVSNVVFMGMGEPLANYNAVIGAVRRLTDPAPDGLGMSARGITVSTVGLVPRMRQLADEGLPVTLAVSLHAPDDELRNTLVPVNTRWKVDEVLDAAWHYAEVTRRRISIEYALIKDVNDQAWRADLLGRRLRRKLVHVNLIPLNPTPGSEWTASRPEDEKEFVRRLEAHGIQVTVRDTRGREIDGACGQLAAVER